TGCCTTGCAGGAGGCCAAGGCGTCTTCGGAAATCGAGAATATCGTTACGACGCAGGACGAGTTGTTTCAAACGGACCTGTTCCCGGATGACCCGCAATCGCCTGCCGCCAAGGAGGTGGCGCTCTATCGGGATGCCTTGCGGTTAGGATACGACCGGCTACGTCAAACAGACGGATTGATACCCAATGCGGCTCTCATCGAGATGTTCCGATTGCTCAAGGGGCGCAATGACGGCTTTCGGGTTGTGCCGGGGACGGCGCTGAAAAACGAGATGACGGGCGAAACCGTGTTCGTCCCGCCGCAGGACGGGCAAGCCATTCTGGGCCACATGGCCGGGCTGGAACGCTTCATTAATGATGATGAATTGTCGGCGCTTGACCCTTTGATCAAGATGGCACTGATCCATCACCAGTTTGAAAGCATCCATCCTTTTCCGGACGGGAACGGGCGAATTGGCCGAATTCTCAATGTGTTGTATCTGACGCGGACAGGTTTGCTGGACATTCCGATCCTGTACCTGTCCCGCCATATAACCCGTCACAAAGCGGACTATTACCGCCTGCTGCAAGCCGTGCGTGATGAGAGCGCGTGGGAAGACTGGGTTGTTTTCATGCTGGAGGCCGTGGCGGAAACCTCGGCCACCACGATACGACTGGTTGAAGGCATCCGGGAACAGATGGCCCGTGTAAAGCATCGGATGCGCGAGGACTTACCCAAACTCTACAGTCAGGACCTGCTGAACAATCTGTTCCGCCACCCTTACACCCGCATTGAATACGTCCAGAATGATCTGGGAGTGACCCGTCAGACGGCGGCGCGTTATCTCGATACGTTGGCCGAGCAGGGTTTTGTCGAAAAGCACCGTTCCGGCAAGAACAACTATTACATTAATAGCGAGCTGGTGCGGCTGTTCCTTGAGGTGTCCGAAAGCTAAACAGATCGAAGGGGCTCCGCCCGAAGACCGGTTCGCACCGCGTTTCGGGGTGCAGGGGTCGTGACCCCTGCCTCTTGAACCCACCCTCAGCCCTTAAGCATCCATTCGTGCTGCGGGTCATTGCGGAAGATCCAGCGCCGTTCCGGCCCGGCCATGACGTTGAGGTAGTAGAGGCTATAGCCGTGCGGTGCGCCGACCGGGTGATAGCCACGCGGCACCAGCACCACATCGCCATCTTCGACCAGCACCGCTTCATCGAGGCTGCGGTCGTCGGTATAGACGCGCTGGAAGCCGAAGCCCTGCGGCGGGTCGATGCGGTGATAATAGGTTTCTTCGAGCTGGGTCTCCAGCTCGGGCTCAGCGCTGTCGTGCTTGTGCGGCGGATAGCTCGACCAGTGACCGGCGGGGGTGACGACCTCGACCACCAGCAGGCTGTGGGCCGGGCGGTCCTGCGGCAGGATGTTGCGGATATAGCGGGTATTGGTGCCCTGACCGCGCACTTCGCGTGACATGTCTGAGGCCGCGATCTGGCGCACCGCATCCCCGGCCTGACCCGGTGCCGTGCAGACGGCCAGCTCAACGGCGTCCTGAGCCGTTACGGCATAGGGGGTAGCGGGCGGTACGAAGACGGCCCCCGGCGGCGCGTCCTCGAACGGCGAGCGGCGCCCCCCCACGGCGGCGAAGGGCTCTGTTCCGGCCTCTATATCGGCGGTGCCGCTGACGATGACGAGGCAGGTTTCGCGCGTCTCGTCCTGTCCGCGATAGGTCTGACCGGCCACCAGCCGCACCAGCGTGAAACCGACATAGGTCCAGCCGGCCGACTGCGGCGTGATGACGGTGACGCGGCCTTCGGCATCGGGCGGGGCCGGGCGGACGCGCAGATGGCTCATCGGGCGGCCTCTGACAGACCGGCGGCCTGAGCGGCGGTGCGCAGGGTTTTCAGCCCCATCTCCGCATAGGCGCGCGGATCGGCCTTAGCCGGGTCCTGCTCGGCCTCGATGATGATCCAGCCGGCATAGCCGATACGCTTTAGCCCCTGCATAATGCGGTCAAAGTCAATCGAGCCGTCGCCTGGCACGGTGAACATACCGGCCAGCACGCCGTTAAGGAAGCTGGCCTCAGCCCCGGCGGTCTGGTCAAACACGGCCTGACGCACATCCTTGCAATGGACGTGGACGATGCGCTCCGGATGGCTGTCGATCAGGCCATAGGGGTCGATACCGCCCAGAACCGCGTGGCCTGTATCAAGCGTCACCCCGACATTGGGCGTGGTGTGGGCCAGAAACGCCGTCAGGTCCGCTTCGTCCTGCACAACCGTGCCCAGATGATAGTGGTAGGCGAGCTTGAGGCCCTGACCGTTGACATAGTCGGCCACCGCACTGAGCCGCGCCCCAAAACGCGCCCAGCCTTCGGCATCGAGATGCGGGCGGTTCTTCAGCGGGATGTCCTTCTGCCCGTGGATGGCATTGCTCGTTTCGGCGATCACGAAAACGCGGCTACCCATGGCCTTCAAAAGCGCCAGATGCCCTTGCAGGGCGTCGATTTCCGCCTCGGCGTCGCGCGTCAGAAGCTCGCAGCTATACCAGCCGCCGACCAGTTCCAGCCCGTAGCCATCCAGCAGGGCCTTCAGCACCGAAGGCTCTTTGGGAAATTTGCCGCCCAGCTCCGATCCGGCGAAACCAACCTCGGCAATGTCTTTCAGAACGCTGTCAAGCGGGGTATCGCCGCCCAGTTCGGGCATGTCGTCATTGATCCAGGCAATGGGGCTGACGCCGAAAGTAATGGTCATGAGGGATCCCTGAGTGTTTTGAGTTTTTGGTCA
This Asticcacaulis excentricus DNA region includes the following protein-coding sequences:
- a CDS encoding Fic family protein; the encoded protein is MLVPTYAIPDLPPPVELETVRVYKALTRASRALADLKGQARTIPNQGILIDTLALQEAKASSEIENIVTTQDELFQTDLFPDDPQSPAAKEVALYRDALRLGYDRLRQTDGLIPNAALIEMFRLLKGRNDGFRVVPGTALKNEMTGETVFVPPQDGQAILGHMAGLERFINDDELSALDPLIKMALIHHQFESIHPFPDGNGRIGRILNVLYLTRTGLLDIPILYLSRHITRHKADYYRLLQAVRDESAWEDWVVFMLEAVAETSATTIRLVEGIREQMARVKHRMREDLPKLYSQDLLNNLFRHPYTRIEYVQNDLGVTRQTAARYLDTLAEQGFVEKHRSGKNNYYINSELVRLFLEVSES
- the iolB gene encoding 5-deoxy-glucuronate isomerase, with protein sequence MSHLRVRPAPPDAEGRVTVITPQSAGWTYVGFTLVRLVAGQTYRGQDETRETCLVIVSGTADIEAGTEPFAAVGGRRSPFEDAPPGAVFVPPATPYAVTAQDAVELAVCTAPGQAGDAVRQIAASDMSREVRGQGTNTRYIRNILPQDRPAHSLLVVEVVTPAGHWSSYPPHKHDSAEPELETQLEETYYHRIDPPQGFGFQRVYTDDRSLDEAVLVEDGDVVLVPRGYHPVGAPHGYSLYYLNVMAGPERRWIFRNDPQHEWMLKG
- the iolE gene encoding myo-inosose-2 dehydratase, which produces MTITFGVSPIAWINDDMPELGGDTPLDSVLKDIAEVGFAGSELGGKFPKEPSVLKALLDGYGLELVGGWYSCELLTRDAEAEIDALQGHLALLKAMGSRVFVIAETSNAIHGQKDIPLKNRPHLDAEGWARFGARLSAVADYVNGQGLKLAYHYHLGTVVQDEADLTAFLAHTTPNVGVTLDTGHAVLGGIDPYGLIDSHPERIVHVHCKDVRQAVFDQTAGAEASFLNGVLAGMFTVPGDGSIDFDRIMQGLKRIGYAGWIIIEAEQDPAKADPRAYAEMGLKTLRTAAQAAGLSEAAR